Proteins from a genomic interval of ANME-2 cluster archaeon:
- a CDS encoding ABC transporter permease has product MKFHIIAAKDLKIILRDRNALIMMFLVPMMIISVAGMALGGQYQQNMQINVLIVDLDNDEVSRGLVEFLEEIDILNVDMESNEFAARDRVKNQEYGRLIIIPLGFTESVMTGQDTGLLIIADPTKESDNTVLEKIVEGYASRISTNVVVVKTASAYGIPVHTEEQILEIIDTAGQFVHPPPVDVTIENTASNLVEFSPFTQYVPGFAVMFLMFTTVQMGSISLIKEQEAGTLRRLITAPISKAEIIGGKIASTFIRGFVQLTVLIYFGHVAFDLDLGSDILALFVLIAAVTLASTGLGVLVAVLVKTVDQADSISLFLVMIMSAIGGSWWPLSVEPQFMQNMAHFTITAWAMDGFYDLLYFDLGLAGILEEVKWLVLMMIIFFGIAISRFKFE; this is encoded by the coding sequence ATGAAGTTCCATATCATCGCTGCCAAGGATCTGAAGATCATACTGAGGGACCGAAATGCCCTCATAATGATGTTCCTGGTACCAATGATGATCATATCAGTTGCCGGAATGGCCCTGGGAGGTCAGTACCAGCAGAACATGCAGATCAATGTACTGATAGTGGACCTGGACAACGATGAGGTCTCCAGGGGACTTGTGGAGTTCCTGGAGGAGATCGATATACTTAACGTGGATATGGAATCAAATGAGTTCGCTGCCAGGGACAGGGTCAAGAACCAGGAATACGGCAGGCTGATAATTATCCCACTGGGTTTTACTGAATCAGTTATGACCGGACAGGATACCGGATTGCTGATCATTGCGGACCCTACTAAGGAATCGGATAACACAGTGCTGGAAAAGATAGTAGAAGGCTATGCCAGCAGGATATCAACTAATGTGGTGGTTGTAAAGACAGCAAGTGCATATGGGATCCCTGTCCATACAGAAGAGCAGATCCTGGAAATCATTGATACAGCCGGACAGTTCGTGCACCCACCTCCCGTGGATGTGACAATTGAAAATACTGCATCCAATCTCGTGGAATTCTCTCCCTTTACCCAGTATGTGCCTGGATTCGCTGTAATGTTTCTCATGTTCACCACCGTACAGATGGGATCGATCAGCTTGATAAAGGAACAGGAAGCAGGTACACTGAGACGGCTGATAACCGCTCCTATCAGCAAGGCAGAGATCATCGGGGGCAAGATCGCCAGTACTTTTATCAGGGGATTTGTGCAGCTTACTGTACTGATCTATTTCGGGCATGTGGCCTTTGACCTGGATCTGGGTAGTGATATACTGGCCCTGTTTGTACTGATAGCTGCTGTCACACTGGCATCCACGGGATTGGGGGTACTGGTTGCTGTACTGGTGAAAACAGTAGATCAGGCAGATTCGATATCCCTCTTTCTGGTAATGATAATGTCTGCCATCGGTGGTTCATGGTGGCCGCTGTCTGTTGAGCCCCAGTTCATGCAGAATATGGCACATTTTACTATAACGGCATGGGCCATGGATGGATTCTATGACCTGTTGTATTTCGACCTGGGACTGGCCGGGATATTAGAGGAAGTAAAGTGGCTGGTGTTGATGATGATCATATTTTTTGGAATTGCCATCAGTCGGTTCAAGTTCGAATAA